CTTCAATTAGTTTTTTTTCCTTAGGATAGTCTTTAGAAATAAAGGATAAATCTATAAGTTTTCTTTTTCCCTTTAAATATTGAGAAGTGAGAGTATCAGGTTTTTTAAAAAATTCTTCTTTAAAATCTGCTTTAATTAAATAGCCTCCCCTTTCTCCTCCTTCTGGACCAAGTTCTATTATATAATCAGCATTTTCAATAATATAGGGATCGTGTTCTATTAAGATTACCGAGTTATCATGGTTTATTATGTTTCTTAAAAGAATGAGAAGTTTTTTCTTTTTATCTATATCTAAACCAAGTGTCGGCTCATCTAATATATAGATAACTTTATTTAAATTGATACCAAAAATAAGAAGTAATTCTAAAAGTTTTCTTTCTCCAATGGAGAGATTAAAAACTGGAGTTGAAAGCTTTAAATAATCTATCTCTAAAAATAGGGCTTTTTCTAATTTAAAAAATATAGATTCAAACCATGATTTCAAACCCTCAGGAATATTCAGTTCTTTTAAAGTATAATAAAATTCTTTTATAGATAAAATAAGCCATTCTTTTATAGATTTTCCTAAAAGTTTACTTTCCAAAATAACAGAAGTTATTTTTAATCCTTCACAATCCTTACAAACTTCTTTACCTTTATATCCATATCCTTTACAAGATTTACATTTTATCCATTCTGTTAAAAGTTGGGTTCCACATCTTAAACAAATAGGTTTAAGATTAAAAAAATATTCTCCTCCTTTTAAAAATTTAAGAATTATTCTTCCTTGATTTAAACTTTGACTTATTCTTAAATTTTCCAAAAATCTTTCCATAGATCCCTTTTCTTTCACCATCCTATCAAGCAAAAGATATATTCTTTCAATTTTAGCTGGAATACTTTCTTCAGAAAGATCAATTTCTTTGTCATCAATTATATATTTGGTATATCCTTGAGAAATCAAAAATTCTAAAGCTTTAGGTGAACTTTCTGGAAGAGGTAAAAGGAAATAAAATTTTTCTCCTTCCTTCAAATTTTGGTACCATTTTATAATTTTATTAAGATTGGTTACCTTATTAAATTCTCCACAAGCAGGGCACTTATATTCTCCAAATTCTTCAAAAAGTAATCTTAAGGTTTGATATAGGAAAAGAAATTCTCCTATAGTTTTATAGGGATGCCAATTTTTAACTCCTTGAGTCATTGCTATGATAGGTGGTAAAGGGGAAACAAATTTAGCTTTAGGAACTACATTTAAACTAACTTCTTGAGAATAGTTTAATATTTGAAAGAGTCTATTTTTAGCTTCCTCAGCTATAGTATTAATTGCCAAAGAACTTTTTCCAGAACCAGAGGGACCAGTTATTACTACTAAGGAGTTGAGAGGAATTTTTAAATCTATACCCTTTAAATTATGAGTATAAACTTCTTTGAGTTCTAAATAAGACAAGGTTACTTTTTAGATAAATTTCTCAATTTTTTTAGCCAAGCCATAAATTCTTCATAAGTTAAAGTATTTAAAATATCCTTTTTTTCGCACCAACCTCTTCTTGCAACAGCTGTTCCAAGGGGTAAATATTCTAATTGATCTATAAAATGTGCATCAGTTCCTATAATCAGAGGTATGCCCCTTTCTTTAGCTGCTCTTGTGTTTATATCATCTAAATCAAGCCTCTTATAATAAGCATTTATTTCTAAAGCTTTACCATATTCACTTGCCACTTCTAAAATTTTAGGCATATTTACTGCATAAGGTTCTCTTTCTCCTATAACTCTTCCTGTAGGATGAGCAATAGCGTGAACTAAAGGATGTTTTAGAGCTGAAATTATCCTATTAGTAATTTGTTCCTCTGTTTGTTGAAATCCTGTATGAATAGCTGCAATAACAAAATCTATCTCTGCTAATACTTCATCAGGATAATCTAAAGTGCCATCAGAAAGGATATCAACTTCGGCTCCAAAAATTAATTTAACTTTCGGAGACTTTTTATTTAATTCTTCTATATGCTTCTTTTTTTTGAAAAGATCTTCGATAGGGACACCACCCGCAACTTTTAATCCTTGTGAATGATCACATATTGCTATCCAAGAAAGACCCATTTTTTCAGCTTTAGCTATTATTTCTTCTAAACTTGCAGTTCCATCACTATATTTGGAATGCACATGACCATCACCTAAAATTTCATTATATTCAACTAACTTAGGTAATTTACCTTGCAAAGCTGCCTCTATTTCTCCTCTATCTTCTCTTAACTCCGGAGGGATAAAAGGAAGTCCAATGGAGGCATAAACTTCTTCTTCTGTCTTTCCTGCAATTTTTTCTTCTCCTCTAAATACTCCATACTCATTTATTTTTAATCCTTTTTCTAAAGCCAGTTCCCTAACTCTTATATTATGAGCTTTTGAACCTGTAAAATAAGCAAGTGCTGCACCCCAAGAATCTGGTTCAACTACTCTTACATCCATCTGAATACCTGTCCTAAGTCTCACACTGGTTTTAGTTTCTCCAAAAGCTATTACCTCCTCAACTAAAGGAAGTTCAGTAACTTTTTTCATTACCTTTTCTGGCTGAACAGAAGTAATAAGAATATCTAT
The window above is part of the Thermodesulfobacterium geofontis OPF15 genome. Proteins encoded here:
- a CDS encoding AAA family ATPase — encoded protein: MSYLELKEVYTHNLKGIDLKIPLNSLVVITGPSGSGKSSLAINTIAEEAKNRLFQILNYSQEVSLNVVPKAKFVSPLPPIIAMTQGVKNWHPYKTIGEFLFLYQTLRLLFEEFGEYKCPACGEFNKVTNLNKIIKWYQNLKEGEKFYFLLPLPESSPKALEFLISQGYTKYIIDDKEIDLSEESIPAKIERIYLLLDRMVKEKGSMERFLENLRISQSLNQGRIILKFLKGGEYFFNLKPICLRCGTQLLTEWIKCKSCKGYGYKGKEVCKDCEGLKITSVILESKLLGKSIKEWLILSIKEFYYTLKELNIPEGLKSWFESIFFKLEKALFLEIDYLKLSTPVFNLSIGERKLLELLLIFGINLNKVIYILDEPTLGLDIDKKKKLLILLRNIINHDNSVILIEHDPYIIENADYIIELGPEGGERGGYLIKADFKEEFFKKPDTLTSQYLKGKRKLIDLSFISKDYPKEKKLIEVFVEKQKVNLLKEGINLIYGKIGSKKTLFFEKLYEVLKKEGKILKIEAKELKGRDDLIISYTGIWDDLKEILIKLPSARIKGLTQKNFSFHTKEGVCSSCRGKGKRIWETENLKLSSICEECFGKRLNPEVLNLTYKGFKISEIFDFTIEEILSIFSGVYQIKEKVQLLKELNLSYLKLGQSIEELSGGERNRLFIAKKLLGNIKFDYLFLEYPLQGLHLEDIKYFANWLNTLKRKNITIVILDTNLITLFLSEWIIEIKEGKPKFMGYPKDWLKTLEDKNFKEEILFYHNFFDK
- the polX gene encoding DNA polymerase/3'-5' exonuclease PolX, with amino-acid sequence MEENVVNLFNKCILLNLVKSEKAYKIFKIRMKNKEVAEIFNKVAALLEIKGDNPYRIRAYQKAAQTIEALTTDIEELARQGKLEKLPGIGADLAGKIKEILRTGTLSLYEELKKEIPLVLLDFLEIPSLGPKKVKVLYEKLGITNIEELEKACKEHKIAKLPGFGWKTEENILKGIALFREKRGRRPLGEVLPLAEEIIETLKRESPVENIAVAGSIRRKKETVKDIDILITSVQPEKVMKKVTELPLVEEVIAFGETKTSVRLRTGIQMDVRVVEPDSWGAALAYFTGSKAHNIRVRELALEKGLKINEYGVFRGEEKIAGKTEEEVYASIGLPFIPPELREDRGEIEAALQGKLPKLVEYNEILGDGHVHSKYSDGTASLEEIIAKAEKMGLSWIAICDHSQGLKVAGGVPIEDLFKKKKHIEELNKKSPKVKLIFGAEVDILSDGTLDYPDEVLAEIDFVIAAIHTGFQQTEEQITNRIISALKHPLVHAIAHPTGRVIGEREPYAVNMPKILEVASEYGKALEINAYYKRLDLDDINTRAAKERGIPLIIGTDAHFIDQLEYLPLGTAVARRGWCEKKDILNTLTYEEFMAWLKKLRNLSKK